A window of Salmo trutta chromosome 5, fSalTru1.1, whole genome shotgun sequence contains these coding sequences:
- the LOC115193685 gene encoding regulator of G-protein signaling 7 isoform X3, translated as MAQTNSVGSNGVADESPNMIVYRKMEDVIARMQDEKNGIPIRTVKSFLSKIPSVFSGSDIVQWMIKNLNIEDQVEALHLGTLMAAHGYFFPISDHVLTLKDDGTFYRFQTPYFWPSNCWEPENTDYAVYLCKRTMQNKARLELADYEAESLARLQRAFARKWEFIFMQAEAQAKVDKKRDKIERKILDSQERAFWDVHRPVPGCVNTTEVDIKKSSRMKNPQKTRKSVYGPQNDVRTHSPTHTPAPEAKPATEEQLQDQINYWGGQLDRHRLKMSKVAESLLAYTEQYVEYDPFITSTDPSNPWISEDTTVWELEASKEPGQQRVKRWAFGINEVLKDQVGREQFLKFLESEFSSENLRFWLAVQEVKKRPIREVPTRVQEIWQEFLASGAPSAINVDSKSYDKTTQNVKDPGRYAFEDAQDHIFKLMKSDSYSRFIRSSAYQELLQAKKKKSKNLF; from the exons ATGGAGGACGTAATAGCCCGCATGCAGGATGAGAAGAATGGAATTCCTATCCGCACTGTGAAAAGTTTTTTATCCAAGATTCCAAGTGTTTTTTCAG GTTCTGACATTGTACAGTGGATGATCAAAAACCTGAATATTGAAGATCAAG TGGAGGCCCTTCACCTGGGGACCCTGATGGCTGCCCACGGCTACTTCTTCCCCATATCAGACCATGTACTCACACTGAAAGACGATGGCACTTTCTACAGGTTTCAG ACCCCCTACTTCTGGCCGTCAAACTGCTGGGAACCAGAGAATACAGACTATG CCGTTTACCTCTGCAAAAGAACAATGCAAAACAAAGCTCGTCTGGAGCTGGCAGACTACGAGGCG GAGAGCTTAGCGAGGCTACAGAGAGCATTTGCCAGAAAATGGGAGTTCATATTTATGCAAGCAGAAGCACAAGCAAA AGTTGACAAGAAAAGAGATAAGATTGAGAGGAAAATTCTCGATAGTCAAGAAAGAGCGTTTTGGGATGTGCACAGACCAGTG CCCGGATGTGTAAACACAACAGAAGTCGACATAAAGAAGTCCTCCAGAATGAAAAATCCCCAAAAGACAAGAAAG tcagtATATGGGCCTCAGAATGATGTGCGAACCCACAGCCCCACCCACACCCCCGCCCCAGAGGCCAAGCCAGCCACAGAGGAGCAGCTACAGGACCAG ATCAATTATTGGGGAGGGCAATTAGACAGACATCGACTGAAAATGTCCAAAGTGGCTGAGAG TTTGTTGGCCTATACAGAGCAGTATGTGGAATATGACCCCTTCATCACGTCGACCGACCCCTCCAACCCCTGGATCTCAGAAGATACCACAGTATGGGAGCTGGAGGCTAG TAAGGAGCCAGGTCAGCAGAGGGTGAAGAGGTGGGCGTTCGGCATCAACGAGGTTCTCAAGGATCAGGTGGGGAGGGAGCAGTTCCTCAAGTTCCTGGAGTCTGAGTTCAGCTCAGAGAACCTGAG GTTCTGGCTAGCGGTCCAGGAGGTAAAGAAGAGGCCCATCCGGGAGGTCCCGACCCGGGTTCAGGAGATCTGGCAGGAGTTCTTGGCCTCTGGAGCTCCCAGTGCCATCAACGTTGACTCAAAGAGCTATGACAAGACCACCCAGAACGTCAAGGACCCTGGACGCTATGCCTTTGAGGACGCACAG GATCACATCTTCAAGCTGATGAAGAGTGACTCCTACAGCCGCTTCATCCGTTCCAGTGCCTACCAGGAGCTGCTACAGGCCAAGAAAAAG AAAAGTAAGAACTTGTTTTGA
- the LOC115193685 gene encoding regulator of G-protein signaling 7 isoform X1 yields the protein MAQTNSVGSNGVADESPNMIVYRKMEDVIARMQDEKNGIPIRTVKSFLSKIPSVFSGSDIVQWMIKNLNIEDQVEALHLGTLMAAHGYFFPISDHVLTLKDDGTFYRFQTPYFWPSNCWEPENTDYAVYLCKRTMQNKARLELADYEAESLARLQRAFARKWEFIFMQAEAQAKVDKKRDKIERKILDSQERAFWDVHRPVPGCVNTTEVDIKKSSRMKNPQKTRKSVYGPQNDVRTHSPTHTPAPEAKPATEEQLQDQINYWGGQLDRHRLKMSKVAESLLAYTEQYVEYDPFITSTDPSNPWISEDTTVWELEASKEPGQQRVKRWAFGINEVLKDQVGREQFLKFLESEFSSENLRFWLAVQEVKKRPIREVPTRVQEIWQEFLASGAPSAINVDSKSYDKTTQNVKDPGRYAFEDAQDHIFKLMKSDSYSRFIRSSAYQELLQAKKKYGGIQDRRTSFEKFTRNVVRGHGFFWSTNGPVQIKRIHCFITLSFPSSPPLDTGMVTFHDHLFQGLVNMYCASPFLPV from the exons ATGGAGGACGTAATAGCCCGCATGCAGGATGAGAAGAATGGAATTCCTATCCGCACTGTGAAAAGTTTTTTATCCAAGATTCCAAGTGTTTTTTCAG GTTCTGACATTGTACAGTGGATGATCAAAAACCTGAATATTGAAGATCAAG TGGAGGCCCTTCACCTGGGGACCCTGATGGCTGCCCACGGCTACTTCTTCCCCATATCAGACCATGTACTCACACTGAAAGACGATGGCACTTTCTACAGGTTTCAG ACCCCCTACTTCTGGCCGTCAAACTGCTGGGAACCAGAGAATACAGACTATG CCGTTTACCTCTGCAAAAGAACAATGCAAAACAAAGCTCGTCTGGAGCTGGCAGACTACGAGGCG GAGAGCTTAGCGAGGCTACAGAGAGCATTTGCCAGAAAATGGGAGTTCATATTTATGCAAGCAGAAGCACAAGCAAA AGTTGACAAGAAAAGAGATAAGATTGAGAGGAAAATTCTCGATAGTCAAGAAAGAGCGTTTTGGGATGTGCACAGACCAGTG CCCGGATGTGTAAACACAACAGAAGTCGACATAAAGAAGTCCTCCAGAATGAAAAATCCCCAAAAGACAAGAAAG tcagtATATGGGCCTCAGAATGATGTGCGAACCCACAGCCCCACCCACACCCCCGCCCCAGAGGCCAAGCCAGCCACAGAGGAGCAGCTACAGGACCAG ATCAATTATTGGGGAGGGCAATTAGACAGACATCGACTGAAAATGTCCAAAGTGGCTGAGAG TTTGTTGGCCTATACAGAGCAGTATGTGGAATATGACCCCTTCATCACGTCGACCGACCCCTCCAACCCCTGGATCTCAGAAGATACCACAGTATGGGAGCTGGAGGCTAG TAAGGAGCCAGGTCAGCAGAGGGTGAAGAGGTGGGCGTTCGGCATCAACGAGGTTCTCAAGGATCAGGTGGGGAGGGAGCAGTTCCTCAAGTTCCTGGAGTCTGAGTTCAGCTCAGAGAACCTGAG GTTCTGGCTAGCGGTCCAGGAGGTAAAGAAGAGGCCCATCCGGGAGGTCCCGACCCGGGTTCAGGAGATCTGGCAGGAGTTCTTGGCCTCTGGAGCTCCCAGTGCCATCAACGTTGACTCAAAGAGCTATGACAAGACCACCCAGAACGTCAAGGACCCTGGACGCTATGCCTTTGAGGACGCACAG GATCACATCTTCAAGCTGATGAAGAGTGACTCCTACAGCCGCTTCATCCGTTCCAGTGCCTACCAGGAGCTGCTACAGGCCAAGAAAAAG TATGGAGGCATTCAGGACCGCAGAACTTCATTTGAGAAATTCACTCGAAATGTGGTAAGaggacatgggtttttctggtcGACCAACGGGCCTGTTCAGATAAAGCGTATCCACTGCTTTatcactctctccttcccttcctcaccTCCCCTGGACACGGGCATGGTGACGTTTCATGACCATCTTTTTCAGGGCCTTGTCAACATGTACTGTGCCTCTCCTTTCCTTCCTGTTTGA
- the LOC115193685 gene encoding regulator of G-protein signaling 7 isoform X2 has translation MEDVIARMQDEKNGIPIRTVKSFLSKIPSVFSGSDIVQWMIKNLNIEDQVEALHLGTLMAAHGYFFPISDHVLTLKDDGTFYRFQTPYFWPSNCWEPENTDYAVYLCKRTMQNKARLELADYEAESLARLQRAFARKWEFIFMQAEAQAKVDKKRDKIERKILDSQERAFWDVHRPVPGCVNTTEVDIKKSSRMKNPQKTRKSVYGPQNDVRTHSPTHTPAPEAKPATEEQLQDQINYWGGQLDRHRLKMSKVAESLLAYTEQYVEYDPFITSTDPSNPWISEDTTVWELEASKEPGQQRVKRWAFGINEVLKDQVGREQFLKFLESEFSSENLRFWLAVQEVKKRPIREVPTRVQEIWQEFLASGAPSAINVDSKSYDKTTQNVKDPGRYAFEDAQDHIFKLMKSDSYSRFIRSSAYQELLQAKKKYGGIQDRRTSFEKFTRNVVRGHGFFWSTNGPVQIKRIHCFITLSFPSSPPLDTGMVTFHDHLFQGLVNMYCASPFLPV, from the exons ATGGAGGACGTAATAGCCCGCATGCAGGATGAGAAGAATGGAATTCCTATCCGCACTGTGAAAAGTTTTTTATCCAAGATTCCAAGTGTTTTTTCAG GTTCTGACATTGTACAGTGGATGATCAAAAACCTGAATATTGAAGATCAAG TGGAGGCCCTTCACCTGGGGACCCTGATGGCTGCCCACGGCTACTTCTTCCCCATATCAGACCATGTACTCACACTGAAAGACGATGGCACTTTCTACAGGTTTCAG ACCCCCTACTTCTGGCCGTCAAACTGCTGGGAACCAGAGAATACAGACTATG CCGTTTACCTCTGCAAAAGAACAATGCAAAACAAAGCTCGTCTGGAGCTGGCAGACTACGAGGCG GAGAGCTTAGCGAGGCTACAGAGAGCATTTGCCAGAAAATGGGAGTTCATATTTATGCAAGCAGAAGCACAAGCAAA AGTTGACAAGAAAAGAGATAAGATTGAGAGGAAAATTCTCGATAGTCAAGAAAGAGCGTTTTGGGATGTGCACAGACCAGTG CCCGGATGTGTAAACACAACAGAAGTCGACATAAAGAAGTCCTCCAGAATGAAAAATCCCCAAAAGACAAGAAAG tcagtATATGGGCCTCAGAATGATGTGCGAACCCACAGCCCCACCCACACCCCCGCCCCAGAGGCCAAGCCAGCCACAGAGGAGCAGCTACAGGACCAG ATCAATTATTGGGGAGGGCAATTAGACAGACATCGACTGAAAATGTCCAAAGTGGCTGAGAG TTTGTTGGCCTATACAGAGCAGTATGTGGAATATGACCCCTTCATCACGTCGACCGACCCCTCCAACCCCTGGATCTCAGAAGATACCACAGTATGGGAGCTGGAGGCTAG TAAGGAGCCAGGTCAGCAGAGGGTGAAGAGGTGGGCGTTCGGCATCAACGAGGTTCTCAAGGATCAGGTGGGGAGGGAGCAGTTCCTCAAGTTCCTGGAGTCTGAGTTCAGCTCAGAGAACCTGAG GTTCTGGCTAGCGGTCCAGGAGGTAAAGAAGAGGCCCATCCGGGAGGTCCCGACCCGGGTTCAGGAGATCTGGCAGGAGTTCTTGGCCTCTGGAGCTCCCAGTGCCATCAACGTTGACTCAAAGAGCTATGACAAGACCACCCAGAACGTCAAGGACCCTGGACGCTATGCCTTTGAGGACGCACAG GATCACATCTTCAAGCTGATGAAGAGTGACTCCTACAGCCGCTTCATCCGTTCCAGTGCCTACCAGGAGCTGCTACAGGCCAAGAAAAAG TATGGAGGCATTCAGGACCGCAGAACTTCATTTGAGAAATTCACTCGAAATGTGGTAAGaggacatgggtttttctggtcGACCAACGGGCCTGTTCAGATAAAGCGTATCCACTGCTTTatcactctctccttcccttcctcaccTCCCCTGGACACGGGCATGGTGACGTTTCATGACCATCTTTTTCAGGGCCTTGTCAACATGTACTGTGCCTCTCCTTTCCTTCCTGTTTGA